One region of Actinomycetota bacterium genomic DNA includes:
- the fabF gene encoding beta-ketoacyl-ACP synthase II, translating into MPNKRRIAVTGIGPVTPVGIGIDPFWESIRAGRSGAGHVTSFDTTGYAVNICAEVSDFNITDFIEPRRSRRMERFTQFAYAASKMALEHAKLDPNDPDPSRVGVVIGSGVGGLRLIEEDTMNLNTKGPRSVAPDLIARMMANSASGAVAIEFGFQGPNEATVTACAASGNAMARAIDHIRNGHADVVVTGGTETPITPLGLAAFCAARALSKRNDDPEHASRPFDKNRDGFLLAEGSTVMVFEAWDTAVARGATILAEVLGYGLSADAHHLVMPQPEGIGAANCMTMALQDAELTPADIGLISAHGTATSLGDAAETKAIHKVFGNSPPPTSSTKSMTGHLLGAAGSTAAAATVMGLIDQILPPTTNYETPDPACDLDVVPNEARPAKFDAAIMNTFGFGGHNASIVFGRT; encoded by the coding sequence ATGCCTAACAAGCGCCGCATAGCGGTAACCGGCATCGGGCCGGTTACCCCCGTGGGTATCGGCATCGATCCCTTCTGGGAGTCGATTCGTGCGGGACGCTCCGGCGCAGGGCACGTCACCTCTTTCGACACCACCGGCTACGCCGTCAACATCTGCGCCGAGGTCTCCGACTTCAACATCACCGACTTCATCGAGCCCCGGCGCTCCCGCCGCATGGAGCGGTTCACGCAGTTTGCCTACGCCGCCTCCAAGATGGCGCTCGAGCACGCAAAGCTCGACCCCAACGACCCCGACCCCTCCCGGGTCGGCGTGGTCATCGGCTCGGGGGTCGGCGGCCTCCGGCTCATCGAGGAAGACACGATGAACCTGAACACCAAGGGCCCGCGCTCGGTGGCGCCGGACCTCATCGCCCGCATGATGGCAAACTCCGCCTCCGGAGCCGTGGCCATCGAGTTCGGTTTCCAGGGCCCCAACGAGGCGACCGTCACCGCCTGCGCCGCCAGCGGCAACGCCATGGCCCGGGCAATCGACCACATCCGCAACGGGCACGCCGACGTCGTGGTGACCGGCGGGACCGAGACCCCCATCACCCCCCTGGGTCTGGCCGCATTCTGCGCCGCCCGGGCACTCTCCAAGCGCAACGACGACCCGGAGCACGCGTCCCGGCCGTTCGACAAGAACCGCGACGGTTTCCTGCTCGCCGAAGGGTCGACGGTCATGGTCTTCGAGGCCTGGGACACCGCCGTCGCACGGGGCGCAACCATCCTCGCCGAGGTCCTGGGCTACGGCCTGTCGGCCGACGCCCACCACCTGGTGATGCCCCAGCCCGAGGGCATCGGCGCCGCCAACTGCATGACGATGGCCCTGCAGGACGCCGAGCTGACCCCGGCCGACATCGGCCTGATCTCGGCCCACGGCACCGCTACCAGCCTCGGCGACGCAGCCGAGACCAAGGCGATCCACAAGGTCTTCGGCAACTCACCTCCCCCGACCTCGTCGACCAAGTCGATGACCGGCCACCTGCTGGGCGCCGCCGGCTCAACTGCGGCGGCGGCGACGGTCATGGGCCTTATCGACCAGATCCTGCCTCCGACCACCAACTACGAGACCCCGGACCCGGCGTGCGACCTGGACGTCGTCCCGAACGAAGC